Proteins encoded by one window of Pseudomonas sp. LS44:
- a CDS encoding alpha/beta fold hydrolase, giving the protein MSYFDYQGCQLHYEEYGHGAPVLLVHGLGSSTLDWEYQIPALSPHYRVIALDVRGHGRSAKPRERYSIAGFAEDVAGLIEHLGVGPVHLVGISMGGMIGFQVGADYPALLKSLTIVNSGPEVKAKKPSDYLMIAQRWTLSHLLSLEKIGKGLGRIQFPKPEQAELRSKIEQRWPRNDKRAYNASLNAIIGWGVREHLARITCPTLVISADHDYTPVAQKEAYVQELPNARLVVIDDSRHATPLDQPERFNTTLLDFLGEVENTQQS; this is encoded by the coding sequence ATGTCCTATTTCGACTACCAAGGCTGCCAACTGCACTACGAGGAATATGGCCACGGTGCTCCCGTGCTGCTGGTTCACGGTTTGGGTTCCAGTACGCTGGATTGGGAATACCAGATCCCCGCCCTCAGCCCGCACTATCGGGTCATCGCCCTCGACGTGCGCGGCCACGGTCGCTCGGCCAAACCCCGCGAGCGCTACAGCATCGCCGGCTTTGCCGAGGACGTAGCGGGACTGATTGAGCACCTTGGAGTCGGCCCGGTGCATCTGGTCGGCATCTCGATGGGCGGGATGATCGGCTTCCAGGTCGGCGCCGACTATCCGGCGTTGCTGAAAAGCCTGACCATCGTCAACAGCGGCCCGGAAGTGAAGGCGAAAAAGCCCAGCGATTACCTGATGATTGCCCAGCGCTGGACGCTCTCGCACCTGCTCAGCCTGGAGAAAATCGGCAAGGGCCTCGGCCGCATCCAGTTCCCCAAACCGGAACAAGCCGAACTGCGCAGCAAGATCGAACAACGCTGGCCGCGCAACGACAAGCGCGCCTACAACGCCAGTCTCAACGCGATCATCGGCTGGGGCGTGCGAGAGCACCTGGCGCGCATCACCTGTCCTACCCTGGTGATCAGCGCCGACCACGACTACACCCCGGTCGCGCAGAAAGAGGCCTATGTCCAAGAGTTGCCGAACGCGCGTCTGGTCGTCATCGACGATTCGCGTCACGCTACGCCGCTGGACCAACCGGAACGCTTCAACACCACCCTGCTCGACTTCCTCGGCGAAGTTGAAAACACCCAACAATCCTAG
- a CDS encoding ABC transporter ATP-binding protein gives MIFRYFEQLIDFFRPDQGDMPPSNVWRFYLHYLRQVWPSFAVLLVVGLIVALIEVALFSFLGRLIDLAQTSGSGSGSDFFRLHRTELIWMAVVALILRPLFNGLHDLLTHQTINPGLTTLVRWQNHSYVLKQSLTFFQNDFAGRIAQRIMQTGNALRDSLVQATDALWHVLIYVISSLVLFAEADWRLMLPLLLWVFAYVAALGYFVPRVKQRSVIASESRSRLMGRIVDGYTNITTLKLFAHTRLEQDYAREALLDQTHKSQLAGRVVTGMDVTITCLNGVLITATTGIALWLWNQGLISVGAIALATSLVIRINNMSGWIMWVVNGIFENIGTVQDGMQTIAQPRTVLDRPGAEALQVSRGDVRFEGIHFHYGKSTGVIGGLDLHIRAGEKIGLLGPSGAGKSTLANLLLRLYDLEQGRILIDGQNIAHVSQESLRAQIGLVTQDTSLLHRSIRDNLLYGRPDTSDAELWDAARKARADGFIPQLSDAQGRTGLDAHVGERGVKLSGGQRQRIAIARVLLKDAPILILDEATSALDSEVEAAIQESLETLMQGKTVIAIAHRLSTIARMDRLVVLDQGRIVESGSHSELLAYGGLYARLWQHQTGGFVGVE, from the coding sequence ATGATCTTCCGATACTTCGAACAGCTGATCGATTTCTTCCGCCCCGACCAAGGCGATATGCCGCCGAGCAACGTGTGGCGTTTCTACCTGCATTACCTGCGCCAGGTGTGGCCGAGTTTCGCCGTGCTGCTGGTGGTCGGTCTGATCGTCGCGCTGATCGAAGTGGCGCTGTTCAGCTTCCTCGGCCGCCTAATCGACCTGGCCCAGACCAGCGGCAGCGGCAGCGGCAGCGATTTCTTTCGCCTGCACCGCACTGAGCTGATCTGGATGGCCGTGGTCGCCTTGATCCTGCGTCCGCTGTTCAATGGCCTGCACGATCTGCTCACCCATCAGACGATCAACCCCGGTCTGACCACCCTGGTGCGCTGGCAGAACCACAGCTATGTGCTCAAACAGAGCCTGACGTTTTTCCAGAACGACTTCGCCGGGCGCATTGCCCAACGCATCATGCAGACCGGCAACGCCCTGCGCGATTCCTTGGTGCAGGCCACCGATGCGCTCTGGCATGTGCTGATCTACGTGATCAGCAGCCTGGTGCTGTTCGCCGAGGCGGACTGGCGCCTGATGCTGCCGCTGTTGCTGTGGGTGTTCGCCTATGTTGCCGCGCTGGGCTACTTCGTCCCGCGGGTCAAACAGCGCTCGGTGATCGCCTCCGAATCACGCTCGCGGCTGATGGGCCGCATCGTCGACGGCTACACCAACATCACCACCCTCAAGCTGTTCGCACACACCCGCCTGGAACAGGACTACGCCCGCGAGGCGCTGCTCGATCAAACCCACAAAAGCCAGCTGGCCGGTCGCGTCGTCACCGGCATGGACGTCACCATCACCTGCCTCAACGGCGTGCTGATCACTGCCACTACCGGCATTGCCCTGTGGCTGTGGAATCAGGGTTTGATCAGCGTGGGGGCCATCGCTCTGGCCACCAGCCTGGTGATTCGCATCAACAATATGTCCGGCTGGATCATGTGGGTGGTCAACGGCATTTTCGAGAATATCGGCACCGTGCAGGACGGCATGCAAACCATCGCCCAGCCGCGCACCGTGCTCGATCGGCCGGGCGCCGAAGCACTGCAGGTGAGCCGCGGGGATGTGCGCTTCGAGGGCATCCACTTTCACTACGGCAAGAGCACGGGGGTGATCGGCGGACTCGATCTGCACATCCGCGCCGGCGAAAAAATCGGCCTGCTCGGCCCTTCCGGCGCAGGCAAATCGACCCTGGCTAACCTGTTGCTGCGTCTCTACGATCTGGAGCAGGGACGCATCCTGATCGACGGCCAGAATATCGCCCACGTCAGCCAGGAAAGCCTGCGCGCGCAGATCGGCCTGGTCACCCAGGACACTTCGCTGCTGCACCGTTCGATTCGCGACAATTTGCTTTACGGCCGACCCGACACCAGCGACGCGGAACTCTGGGACGCCGCCCGCAAGGCCCGCGCCGATGGCTTCATTCCGCAGTTGTCGGATGCTCAGGGGCGCACTGGGCTGGACGCGCACGTCGGTGAGCGCGGCGTGAAACTCTCCGGCGGCCAACGCCAACGTATCGCCATCGCCCGCGTGCTGCTCAAGGACGCGCCAATCCTGATCCTCGACGAAGCCACTTCGGCGCTCGACTCGGAAGTCGAAGCAGCGATTCAGGAGAGTCTGGAAACCCTGATGCAGGGCAAGACCGTGATCGCCATCGCCCACCGCCTATCGACCATCGCCCGCATGGATCGTCTGGTAGTGCTCGATCAAGGCCGCATCGTCGAAAGTGGCAGCCACAGCGAATTGCTCGCTTACGGCGGCCTCTATGCGCGCCTCTGGCAGCACCAGACCGGCGGGTTCGTCGGGGTGGAGTGA
- a CDS encoding DEAD/DEAH box helicase: MFAQFTLHERLLKAVGELKFVEPTPVQMAAIPPALEGRDLRVIAQTGSGKTAAFVLPMLNRLMGDAKPRIDIRALILLPTRELAQQTLKQVELFSQFTFIKSGLITGGEDFKVQAAMLRKVPDVLIATPGRLLEHLNAGHLDFKNVEVLVLDEADRMLDMGFAEDVQRLANECKGAHQTLLFSATSGGAGLREMTASVLKDPLHLKLNTVGELNEGTRQQIITADHAYHKEQLIEWLLNNETYQKAIIFTNTRVQADRLYGRLVAKEFKAFVLHGDKDQKDRKLAIERLKQGGTKVLVATDVAARGLDVDGLDLVINFDMPRSGDEYVHRIGRTGRAGGEGLAISLISHNDWSLMSSIERYLKQSFERRNIKELKGVYQGPKKVKASGKAAGTKKKKVDKKGDKKADKKVTRKPVSKAKREQPSLVSQDGMAPLKRRKPAAGDTPSE; encoded by the coding sequence GTGTTTGCCCAATTCACCCTGCATGAACGCCTGCTCAAAGCTGTCGGCGAACTGAAATTCGTCGAGCCGACGCCTGTGCAGATGGCGGCGATTCCGCCGGCATTAGAAGGACGCGATCTGCGGGTAATCGCGCAGACCGGTAGCGGCAAGACCGCGGCGTTCGTTCTACCGATGTTGAACCGGCTGATGGGCGATGCCAAGCCACGGATCGATATTCGCGCACTGATCCTCTTGCCCACCCGCGAACTGGCGCAGCAGACGCTCAAGCAGGTCGAACTGTTCTCGCAGTTCACCTTTATCAAGTCGGGGCTGATTACCGGCGGCGAAGACTTCAAAGTGCAGGCCGCCATGCTGCGCAAAGTGCCGGACGTGCTGATCGCCACGCCGGGACGCTTGCTTGAGCATTTGAATGCCGGGCATCTGGATTTCAAAAACGTCGAGGTACTGGTTCTCGACGAAGCCGACCGCATGCTCGACATGGGTTTTGCCGAAGACGTGCAGCGTTTGGCCAATGAATGCAAAGGCGCGCATCAAACGCTGTTGTTCTCCGCCACCAGCGGCGGCGCCGGATTACGCGAGATGACCGCATCGGTGCTCAAGGACCCGCTGCACCTGAAGCTCAACACCGTTGGCGAGCTCAACGAAGGCACCCGCCAGCAGATCATCACCGCCGATCACGCGTATCACAAAGAGCAGTTGATCGAATGGCTGCTCAACAACGAGACCTATCAGAAGGCGATCATCTTCACCAACACCCGTGTGCAGGCCGATCGCCTCTACGGGCGGCTGGTGGCCAAAGAGTTCAAGGCCTTCGTCCTGCACGGCGATAAGGATCAGAAGGATCGCAAGCTAGCCATCGAACGCCTCAAGCAAGGCGGCACCAAAGTGCTGGTGGCCACCGATGTGGCCGCACGCGGTCTGGATGTGGACGGCCTGGATCTGGTGATCAACTTCGACATGCCGCGCAGTGGCGATGAATACGTGCATCGCATCGGTCGCACCGGGCGTGCAGGCGGCGAAGGTCTGGCGATCTCGTTGATCAGCCACAACGACTGGAGCCTGATGTCGAGCATTGAGCGCTATCTCAAGCAGAGCTTCGAGCGGCGCAACATCAAGGAGCTGAAAGGCGTCTATCAGGGGCCGAAAAAGGTCAAGGCATCCGGTAAGGCCGCTGGCACCAAGAAGAAAAAGGTCGATAAGAAAGGCGATAAAAAAGCCGACAAGAAGGTTACGCGCAAGCCGGTGAGTAAGGCCAAGCGCGAGCAGCCGTCCTTGGTCAGCCAGGACGGCATGGCGCCGCTCAAACGCCGCAAACCGGCTGCTGGCGATACTCCTTCCGAGTAA
- a CDS encoding FMN-dependent NADH-azoreductase — protein MSKVLVIESSARQQGSISRQLTDDFIVQWKKVHPADEIAVRDLAQQPVPHLDETLLGGWMKPADQHTDAEKAALARSNILTDELLSADVLVLAAPMYNFAIPSTLKSWLDHVLRAGVTFKYTETGPQGLLTGKRAYVLTARGGIYAGSTLDHQEPYLRQALGFIGIHDVSFIHAEGLNLGAEFLEKGLAQAKTQLAEVA, from the coding sequence ATGTCCAAAGTCCTCGTCATTGAAAGCAGCGCCCGCCAACAAGGTTCGATTTCCCGCCAGCTCACCGATGACTTCATCGTGCAGTGGAAGAAAGTCCATCCCGCCGATGAAATTGCTGTGCGCGATCTGGCTCAGCAGCCGGTGCCACATCTGGACGAAACCCTGCTCGGTGGCTGGATGAAGCCTGCCGATCAACACACCGACGCTGAAAAAGCCGCGCTGGCGCGCTCTAACATCCTCACCGATGAGCTGCTGAGTGCCGATGTGCTGGTATTGGCCGCGCCGATGTACAACTTTGCGATTCCTAGCACCCTGAAGTCGTGGCTGGACCATGTGCTGCGTGCTGGGGTGACGTTCAAGTACACCGAAACCGGCCCGCAAGGCCTGCTCACCGGCAAACGCGCTTACGTGCTGACTGCGCGTGGTGGCATCTACGCCGGCAGCACGCTGGATCATCAGGAACCCTACCTACGCCAGGCGCTGGGTTTCATCGGGATCCACGATGTCAGCTTCATCCATGCCGAAGGCCTGAACCTGGGCGCCGAATTTCTCGAGAAGGGTTTGGCTCAGGCGAAAACTCAACTGGCCGAGGTCGCTTGA
- a CDS encoding 3-phosphoglycerate kinase yields the protein MKTICCALLAILPLSALAATYPIEVDKQMNGAEVAVSPQAIDVSMAGVELYNYGKAAAECKVVFRNGPESPRQRSAVLQPGESKLTTSSFKSQVIKLRIKVTCNPK from the coding sequence ATGAAAACAATCTGCTGTGCCTTGCTCGCCATCCTGCCCTTGAGTGCTCTGGCCGCCACCTATCCCATCGAAGTGGATAAGCAAATGAACGGTGCCGAAGTTGCCGTCAGCCCACAGGCCATCGACGTCAGCATGGCCGGTGTCGAGCTGTACAACTACGGCAAGGCCGCCGCGGAGTGCAAAGTGGTGTTCCGCAATGGTCCCGAATCGCCTCGGCAGCGCAGTGCGGTACTGCAGCCGGGCGAAAGCAAGCTGACCACCAGCTCGTTCAAGAGCCAGGTCATCAAGCTGCGCATCAAAGTAACCTGCAATCCGAAATAA
- a CDS encoding GNAT family N-acetyltransferase: MPVQILDSLSALPAHAWDALLPEPQPFLRHAFLSALEDSGSVGGRSGWQPAHRLLIDAQGMLLAALPAYRKSHSYGEYVFDHGWADACQRAGIAYYPKLLGAVPFSPVRGPRLLGVPQAAGELLDELVSGLAAEGLSGVHVNFTDALADSLLGEREGWLERLGCQFHWHNRDYRDFQDFLDSLASRKRKQVRKEREQVVGQGIDFDWREGHELSEAEWDFVYACYANTYHVRGQLPYLTREFFSLLAERLPAVIRVVLARQGTRPVAMAFSLVDGESFYGRYWGCLAEFDRLHFETCFYQGMDYAIAHGLCRFDAGAQGEHKLIRGFEPEITRSWHYLSHPGLRAAVADFLRQERVGVQAYAEEAGGLLPYRQG, encoded by the coding sequence ATGCCCGTGCAAATTCTCGATTCGCTGTCCGCCTTGCCAGCGCACGCCTGGGACGCCTTGTTGCCCGAGCCGCAGCCCTTCCTGCGCCACGCCTTTCTCTCGGCGCTGGAAGACAGTGGCAGCGTCGGAGGGCGCAGCGGCTGGCAGCCGGCGCATCGGCTGCTGATCGATGCGCAGGGCATGTTGCTCGCCGCGTTGCCGGCCTATCGCAAGAGCCATTCCTACGGCGAATATGTGTTCGATCATGGCTGGGCCGATGCCTGCCAGCGCGCCGGCATCGCGTATTACCCCAAGTTGCTCGGCGCGGTGCCGTTCAGCCCGGTGCGCGGCCCGCGTCTACTCGGCGTGCCGCAGGCTGCTGGGGAGTTGCTCGATGAGTTGGTCAGTGGCTTAGCGGCGGAAGGTTTGTCCGGCGTGCATGTCAACTTCACCGACGCGCTGGCCGATAGTCTGCTCGGTGAGCGCGAGGGCTGGCTGGAGCGCCTCGGCTGCCAGTTTCATTGGCACAACCGCGACTATCGGGATTTCCAGGATTTTCTCGACAGCCTGGCCTCGCGCAAGCGCAAACAGGTGCGCAAGGAACGCGAACAGGTGGTGGGGCAGGGTATCGACTTCGACTGGCGCGAGGGTCACGAACTGAGCGAAGCAGAGTGGGACTTTGTCTACGCCTGCTACGCCAATACCTACCATGTGCGTGGCCAACTGCCGTATCTGACACGCGAATTCTTCAGCCTGCTCGCCGAGCGCCTGCCCGCTGTGATTCGCGTAGTGCTGGCCAGACAGGGCACGCGGCCGGTGGCGATGGCGTTCAGCCTGGTGGATGGCGAGAGCTTCTACGGCCGCTATTGGGGTTGCTTGGCCGAGTTCGACCGGCTGCATTTCGAGACCTGTTTCTATCAGGGCATGGATTACGCCATCGCCCACGGTCTGTGTCGCTTCGACGCCGGTGCTCAGGGCGAGCACAAGCTAATTCGCGGCTTCGAACCGGAAATCACCCGCTCCTGGCATTACCTCAGCCATCCGGGCTTGCGCGCGGCGGTGGCGGACTTCCTACGGCAGGAGCGCGTCGGGGTGCAGGCCTACGCCGAGGAGGCGGGCGGCCTGCTTCCCTATCGCCAGGGCTGA
- a CDS encoding dihydrofolate reductase family protein, with the protein MKPALIYYVAASLDGYIARPDGRVDWLTPMEESKEDHGYNEFYAGIDALLMGRVTYETILKYADKWPYPGKTCIVLTRSALPAASPDVHVCHWTPAESLNKLGDLGCKRVWLVGGGSLAGTCYSAGLLDELVVSVVPHMLGAGIKMFATGLERGLTLKTQRNFSTGVVQLHYHVEGEGGIAA; encoded by the coding sequence ATGAAACCAGCCTTGATCTACTACGTTGCAGCCAGCCTAGATGGATATATCGCTCGCCCAGATGGTCGAGTCGATTGGCTGACGCCCATGGAGGAATCCAAGGAAGATCACGGTTATAACGAGTTCTATGCCGGTATCGATGCCCTGCTGATGGGGCGGGTAACGTACGAAACAATCCTCAAGTACGCCGATAAATGGCCGTACCCGGGAAAAACCTGCATCGTGCTGACCCGCTCGGCCTTACCGGCCGCCTCACCGGATGTGCATGTCTGCCATTGGACGCCTGCCGAATCGCTGAACAAGCTCGGCGACCTGGGCTGCAAACGGGTCTGGTTGGTTGGCGGCGGTTCGCTGGCCGGGACCTGCTATAGCGCAGGGCTGCTCGATGAGTTGGTGGTCAGTGTGGTTCCGCACATGCTCGGCGCCGGCATCAAGATGTTCGCCACCGGCCTGGAACGCGGTCTGACCCTGAAAACCCAACGCAACTTCTCCACGGGCGTCGTGCAACTGCACTACCACGTCGAGGGTGAAGGCGGGATTGCCGCCTGA
- a CDS encoding peptidylprolyl isomerase → MLRKLALAACALLFTGNLLAASTPAANQSPHVLLTTSLGEIEIELNATQAPISVKNFLAYVDSGHYDNTIFHRVIPNFMIQTGGYDTDMDEKNTQAPIKNEADNGLRNVRGTLAMARTQVVDSATSQFFINQKDNSFLDHGGRDFGYAVFGKVVRGMDVVDKISQTPTTYRAGMRDVPAKPVLILSAKRL, encoded by the coding sequence ATGCTACGAAAACTCGCTCTCGCCGCCTGCGCCCTGCTATTCACCGGCAACCTCCTGGCCGCCTCCACGCCAGCTGCGAACCAGTCGCCGCATGTGCTGCTAACCACCAGCCTCGGCGAAATCGAAATCGAGCTGAACGCGACCCAAGCACCGATCAGCGTGAAGAATTTCCTCGCCTATGTGGACAGCGGCCACTACGACAACACCATCTTCCATCGGGTGATTCCCAACTTCATGATCCAGACCGGCGGCTATGACACCGACATGGACGAGAAGAACACCCAGGCGCCGATCAAGAACGAAGCCGACAACGGTCTGCGCAACGTACGTGGCACCCTGGCCATGGCCCGCACCCAGGTGGTCGACTCGGCCACCAGCCAGTTCTTCATCAACCAGAAGGACAATTCCTTCCTCGATCACGGCGGACGCGATTTCGGTTACGCGGTGTTCGGCAAAGTGGTGCGCGGCATGGATGTAGTCGACAAGATCTCCCAGACCCCGACCACCTACCGCGCCGGCATGCGCGACGTACCGGCCAAGCCGGTGCTGATTCTCTCGGCCAAACGTCTCTGA
- a CDS encoding LysR family transcriptional regulator, with protein sequence MKAPRVTLDQWRTLQAVVDNGGFAQAAEVLHRSQSSVSYTVARMQDQLGVPLLRIDGRKAVLTEAGAVLLRRSRHLVKQASQLEDLAHHMEQGWEAEVRLVVDAAYPIARLVRALSAFIPQSRGCRVRLREEVLSGVEEVLLEGVADLAISGLNIGGYLGEELNSVEFVAVAHPQHPLHLLQREVTFQDLEGHLQVVIRDSGRTQPRDVGWLGAEQRWTVGSLATASTFVASGLGFAWLPRHLIERELNESVLKPLPLDQGGSRRPSFYLYSNKEKVLGPATQILVDLIKNFDNAPLDAPFASPLPTI encoded by the coding sequence ATGAAAGCCCCCCGCGTGACCCTGGATCAATGGCGCACCCTGCAAGCGGTGGTCGATAACGGCGGATTCGCCCAAGCCGCCGAGGTGCTGCACCGCTCGCAATCCTCGGTGAGCTACACCGTGGCACGCATGCAGGATCAACTTGGCGTGCCGCTGTTGCGGATCGACGGCCGCAAGGCGGTGCTCACCGAAGCCGGCGCCGTGCTGCTGCGGCGCTCGCGGCATCTGGTCAAGCAGGCCAGCCAGCTCGAAGACCTTGCCCATCACATGGAGCAAGGCTGGGAAGCCGAAGTGCGTCTGGTGGTCGATGCCGCCTATCCGATCGCGCGCCTGGTGCGTGCCCTCAGCGCCTTCATACCGCAGAGCCGCGGCTGTCGCGTGCGCCTGCGCGAAGAGGTGCTGTCGGGTGTCGAGGAAGTGCTGCTCGAAGGCGTTGCCGATCTGGCCATCAGCGGCCTGAATATTGGCGGTTATCTCGGCGAAGAGTTGAACTCGGTGGAGTTCGTCGCCGTTGCCCATCCGCAACATCCGCTGCATCTGCTGCAACGGGAAGTTACTTTTCAGGATCTGGAGGGCCACCTGCAAGTGGTCATCCGTGACTCCGGCCGTACCCAGCCGCGCGATGTCGGCTGGCTTGGCGCTGAACAGCGCTGGACGGTCGGCAGTTTGGCCACGGCATCCACCTTCGTCGCCAGCGGCCTGGGCTTTGCCTGGCTACCGCGCCATCTGATCGAACGCGAGCTGAATGAAAGTGTGTTAAAGCCGCTGCCGTTGGATCAGGGTGGCAGTCGCAGGCCCAGCTTCTACCTTTACTCCAATAAAGAGAAAGTCCTTGGGCCGGCAACGCAGATCCTCGTCGACCTGATCAAGAACTTTGACAACGCACCTCTGGATGCACCGTTCGCCTCGCCCCTGCCGACCATCTGA
- the egtD gene encoding L-histidine N(alpha)-methyltransferase yields MPSNVHFHDQRKQAAETSLLAETLSGFAASPKWISPKYFYDRRGSELFEQICRQPEYYPTRTEEAILAQAAGSIAAIAGHHASLVELGSGASRKVRLLLEAMHPTSYLGIDISRDFLLSSTTRLAGDYPWLDVHAACADFSQPMHLPDGFDGAHPLAFFPGSSIGNFTPEQATAFLGNLHNLLPKGGGLLIGVDLVKDTQVLEAAYNDRAGVTAAFNLNLLERIRTELDSDIDPTRFVHHAFFNEHESRIEMHLISPAKQQVRIDGHAFDFAAGESLHTENSYKYTAESFCDLAGNAGFKSIARWSDPRQLFSVHYLERE; encoded by the coding sequence ATGCCCTCCAACGTGCACTTTCACGATCAACGCAAGCAGGCGGCCGAGACCAGCCTGCTCGCGGAAACCCTCAGTGGCTTCGCCGCCTCGCCGAAGTGGATTTCGCCCAAGTACTTCTACGATCGGCGCGGCTCCGAGCTGTTCGAGCAGATCTGCCGACAACCGGAGTACTACCCGACGCGCACCGAGGAAGCGATTCTGGCGCAAGCGGCGGGCAGCATCGCAGCGATCGCCGGCCACCACGCCAGCCTGGTCGAGCTCGGCAGCGGTGCCAGTCGCAAGGTGCGCTTGCTGCTGGAGGCCATGCATCCGACCAGCTACCTGGGTATCGATATTTCCCGCGACTTCCTCCTGTCCAGCACCACCCGCCTGGCCGGCGATTACCCCTGGCTGGACGTGCACGCCGCGTGCGCCGACTTCTCACAGCCAATGCACCTGCCAGATGGCTTCGACGGTGCACATCCGCTGGCGTTCTTTCCTGGGTCGAGCATCGGCAACTTCACCCCGGAGCAGGCCACGGCGTTTCTCGGCAACCTGCACAACCTGCTGCCCAAAGGCGGCGGTCTGCTGATCGGCGTCGATCTGGTCAAGGACACACAGGTGCTGGAGGCGGCCTACAACGACAGGGCCGGGGTGACGGCGGCGTTCAATCTGAATCTGCTCGAGCGGATCCGCACCGAACTGGATAGCGACATCGACCCGACGCGCTTCGTCCATCACGCCTTCTTCAACGAACACGAATCGCGTATCGAGATGCACCTGATCAGCCCCGCGAAACAGCAGGTCAGGATTGACGGCCACGCATTCGACTTCGCCGCAGGTGAAAGCCTGCACACCGAGAACTCCTACAAGTACACCGCGGAGAGCTTTTGCGACCTGGCCGGCAATGCCGGCTTCAAGTCCATCGCCCGCTGGAGCGACCCACGCCAGCTGTTCAGCGTCCATTACCTGGAGCGGGAATGA
- a CDS encoding transcriptional regulator → MAYNWDLMERLLHEVQNGAGKSFAPRAYAEGLAEELGRAGESIGNLDHFKSQAADYESLLFNGGFIVSRPEEEGGNGENFVLTPRGAQLLALIDTSYPSGEHAREVLDAQGEAALVPEVFDALAEKAVRTQG, encoded by the coding sequence ATGGCCTATAACTGGGATCTCATGGAGCGCCTGTTGCACGAAGTGCAGAACGGTGCCGGTAAAAGTTTTGCACCCCGCGCTTATGCCGAAGGGCTGGCCGAGGAGCTGGGGCGCGCAGGTGAATCGATCGGCAATTTGGATCATTTCAAAAGCCAGGCGGCTGACTACGAGTCGCTGCTGTTCAATGGTGGCTTCATTGTGTCGCGGCCGGAGGAAGAGGGCGGCAATGGCGAAAACTTTGTCCTCACTCCGCGTGGCGCGCAGCTGTTGGCCTTGATCGACACCAGTTATCCGAGCGGTGAGCATGCGCGCGAAGTGCTCGATGCGCAGGGTGAGGCGGCACTGGTTCCCGAGGTGTTCGACGCGCTGGCGGAAAAAGCCGTGCGGACTCAAGGCTAG
- a CDS encoding 3-phosphoglycerate kinase: MKRSVGVGAAFLPALALAAFFPIDVTPQLNGADVTYETMPITFNTGVMSLRNRGTTAAQCKAVFDIGPDTPRVRKVVLAPGESATLTGNFRSEIIRMRIELTCKPS, translated from the coding sequence ATGAAAAGATCTGTTGGTGTCGGGGCGGCCTTCCTGCCGGCGCTGGCCCTGGCGGCGTTTTTCCCCATCGACGTCACGCCGCAGCTGAATGGGGCCGACGTAACCTATGAGACGATGCCGATCACCTTCAATACTGGTGTCATGTCATTGCGCAACCGCGGCACCACTGCGGCGCAGTGCAAGGCGGTGTTCGACATCGGCCCGGATACCCCGCGAGTGCGCAAGGTCGTCCTGGCGCCCGGCGAAAGCGCGACGCTGACGGGCAATTTCAGGAGCGAGATCATCCGCATGCGCATTGAGCTGACCTGCAAGCCGAGCTAG
- a CDS encoding DUF2790 domain-containing protein has translation MKMASVVSAVISSLAPSVFAQDGVQTPGAGLPVEEYHYGMEIDVQKVLHRTDTSNQTGAVPVTLVYEDSEGEVHKIRFLEWGGSTATTPTSIA, from the coding sequence ATGAAAATGGCCTCGGTTGTCAGCGCCGTGATCTCCAGTCTAGCGCCCAGCGTATTCGCCCAGGACGGCGTACAAACTCCCGGCGCGGGCCTCCCCGTCGAGGAATACCACTACGGGATGGAAATCGATGTACAGAAGGTGCTGCACCGCACCGACACCTCCAACCAAACTGGCGCCGTGCCGGTGACCCTGGTCTATGAAGACAGCGAGGGCGAGGTGCACAAGATTCGTTTCCTCGAATGGGGCGGCAGCACCGCCACCACCCCCACCAGCATTGCCTGA